A section of the Gloeobacter violaceus PCC 7421 genome encodes:
- a CDS encoding PhoX family protein, translated as MDSVMQRRDFLEFLAAAGAATLLPAPAEAARKAFVPGAGKLPGFTPVAVPAPMAPTFGELTRFEVKDALVVPREYRYEVVVAWGDRVFADPADHFGYNNDFTAFLPLGADDSEGLLWVNHEYVSEKPWLDTYNSVIGKPLPGEAVLRTQAGSLDDEQKRALAKAVLYEQGGSIVHLRRDPSGRYQVVKGSKYNRRVSGIEGLDKPERLLDADGPAATVLAAGKDGLGKRIVGTFANCSGGVTPWGTVLSCEENFQSQVPDAVDSRGVPVPAKVGFDPASFGDFAGAALGLAPNKYGWVVEIDPRRPEAVPVKRTALGRFRHENVAVRAVEGKPLACYMGDDRTGGHTWKFVSRNPYRAAAGAAGSALLAEGTLYIARYRPDGTGEWVPLVLATPVDPADPTHVAGGRVLLPNRPAGGPVAVDTPEQAAAFKERYKTLADLYESEGAMLIDAFLAANAVGGTPTARPEDLEIHPTDGSVFIAYTSGAASPEGGPDDRIFVTAFKSEDKRDKPPHGAIYRLFEEANDPAALRFRWKTFANSGEIAAGGAGFAFPDNLCFDSQANLWICSDIGNQNQPVPNRTNARASATSGLFGSNTLWFMATDGAKAGTALPFATGPVECELTGPTFTNDGRTLFLAVQHPGEGGGWRKNGATRPETEYELLSADGKRTFVQTRSIPAGSNFPSTDGGPPKPCVVAIRRR; from the coding sequence ATGGACAGTGTGATGCAACGCCGCGATTTTCTTGAGTTTCTCGCCGCCGCCGGAGCTGCCACCCTTCTGCCCGCTCCGGCCGAAGCCGCCCGCAAAGCGTTCGTGCCCGGCGCGGGCAAACTGCCGGGATTCACCCCCGTGGCGGTGCCGGCACCGATGGCGCCCACCTTTGGGGAATTGACCCGTTTCGAAGTCAAAGATGCCCTGGTGGTGCCGCGCGAGTACCGCTACGAGGTCGTGGTCGCCTGGGGCGATCGGGTGTTCGCCGATCCGGCCGACCACTTCGGCTACAACAACGACTTCACCGCCTTTTTACCCCTGGGTGCGGACGATAGCGAGGGCTTGCTGTGGGTCAACCACGAATACGTGAGCGAGAAGCCCTGGCTTGATACTTACAACAGTGTGATTGGCAAACCCTTGCCGGGCGAGGCGGTGCTGCGCACCCAGGCCGGCAGCCTCGATGACGAACAAAAACGCGCCCTGGCAAAAGCCGTGCTCTACGAGCAGGGGGGCTCCATCGTTCACCTGCGCCGTGACCCGTCCGGCCGTTACCAGGTCGTCAAAGGCAGCAAGTACAACCGTCGCGTCTCGGGCATCGAGGGACTCGACAAACCCGAGCGGCTCCTCGACGCGGATGGACCTGCTGCCACGGTGCTTGCAGCGGGCAAAGACGGCCTCGGTAAGCGGATCGTCGGCACCTTCGCCAACTGCTCCGGCGGGGTCACCCCCTGGGGAACGGTGCTCAGCTGCGAAGAAAATTTTCAATCCCAGGTGCCCGACGCCGTCGATAGCCGGGGCGTACCGGTGCCCGCCAAAGTCGGCTTCGACCCGGCCAGTTTCGGCGATTTTGCCGGGGCGGCCCTCGGGCTTGCGCCCAACAAGTACGGCTGGGTGGTCGAAATCGACCCGCGCCGCCCGGAAGCCGTCCCTGTCAAGCGCACCGCCCTGGGTCGTTTCCGCCACGAGAACGTCGCCGTCCGCGCCGTGGAGGGCAAGCCGCTTGCCTGCTATATGGGCGACGACCGCACCGGCGGTCATACCTGGAAGTTCGTCAGCCGCAATCCTTACCGCGCCGCCGCCGGTGCGGCGGGCAGCGCCTTACTGGCCGAGGGGACGCTCTACATCGCCCGCTACCGGCCCGACGGCACCGGCGAGTGGGTGCCCCTGGTGCTTGCCACCCCCGTCGATCCGGCCGACCCCACCCACGTCGCGGGGGGGCGTGTGCTCCTGCCCAACCGGCCCGCGGGCGGACCGGTGGCGGTGGATACTCCCGAGCAGGCGGCGGCTTTCAAAGAACGCTACAAAACCCTTGCCGATCTCTACGAGAGCGAAGGGGCCATGCTCATCGACGCCTTTTTGGCGGCCAACGCCGTGGGCGGCACCCCCACCGCCCGCCCGGAGGATCTCGAAATTCACCCCACCGACGGATCGGTCTTTATCGCCTACACCTCCGGGGCCGCGAGCCCCGAGGGCGGCCCCGACGATCGCATTTTTGTGACCGCCTTCAAAAGTGAAGACAAGCGCGACAAACCGCCCCACGGCGCTATTTACCGTCTGTTTGAGGAGGCGAACGATCCGGCGGCGTTGCGCTTTCGCTGGAAGACATTTGCGAATTCCGGCGAGATTGCCGCGGGCGGGGCGGGCTTCGCCTTTCCCGACAACCTCTGCTTCGACAGTCAGGCAAACCTCTGGATCTGCTCGGATATCGGCAATCAGAACCAGCCGGTCCCAAACCGGACCAACGCCCGCGCCAGTGCCACTAGTGGCCTCTTTGGCAGCAACACGCTGTGGTTTATGGCCACCGACGGGGCGAAGGCGGGCACGGCCTTGCCTTTTGCCACCGGTCCGGTGGAGTGCGAACTGACCGGTCCGACTTTCACTAACGATGGCCGAACGCTTTTTCTGGCGGTGCAGCACCCCGGCGAGGGGGGCGGCTGGCGCAAAAACGGCGCTACCCGGCCCGAGACGGAGTACGAACTGCTCAGCGCCGATGGCAAGCGCACCTTCGTGCAGACGCGCTCGATTCCGGCCGGCAGCAATTTCCCGAGTACCGACGGCGGTCCGCCCAAACCCTGTGTGGTGGCTATCCGGCGGCGCTAG
- a CDS encoding dienelactone hydrolase family protein translates to MARLVKRRRFIVQVLTAGSALVWGGAAHLSSASSPSTIRISGEGVIIEAYRALPVGRPWAAVLLVPEEAGLNAFIAGVAAELATLGFAVLVPDLYSRLGGTAALGPNPAAALEKLNDSLIARDLDLSFAYLEKLLGPQGKIAILGFGWGGSKALTYATENPDIAAVAVFYAPNPEPVGRVLNLEMPLLGNYAALDEAVTPKLAELEAALTKAGKTYDFKIYPGVRAGFFGAALAGPPGAAASRDAWERTVQFFRRTLAAQEQP, encoded by the coding sequence GTGGCCAGGCTGGTAAAACGGCGGCGATTTATCGTGCAGGTGTTGACAGCAGGCAGCGCACTGGTGTGGGGGGGGGCTGCTCATCTGTCGTCGGCTTCAAGCCCCAGCACTATTCGCATTTCCGGCGAAGGGGTGATCATCGAAGCCTATCGGGCTTTACCGGTGGGGCGGCCCTGGGCCGCTGTGTTGCTGGTGCCCGAGGAGGCCGGATTGAACGCCTTTATCGCCGGGGTGGCCGCGGAACTGGCCACCCTGGGTTTCGCGGTGCTCGTGCCGGATCTTTATTCGCGGCTGGGAGGCACGGCCGCCCTCGGTCCTAATCCGGCCGCAGCGCTCGAAAAACTCAACGACAGCCTGATTGCCCGCGACCTCGACTTGAGCTTTGCGTACCTAGAAAAGTTGCTCGGTCCGCAGGGCAAGATCGCCATTCTCGGTTTCGGCTGGGGGGGCAGCAAGGCCCTCACCTACGCCACCGAGAACCCCGACATCGCGGCGGTGGCGGTCTTCTATGCTCCCAACCCCGAACCGGTGGGCCGCGTGCTCAACCTGGAAATGCCGTTGCTGGGAAACTACGCAGCCCTCGACGAGGCGGTCACCCCCAAGTTGGCCGAGTTGGAGGCAGCCCTCACCAAAGCGGGCAAAACTTACGACTTCAAGATCTACCCGGGTGTGCGCGCCGGTTTTTTTGGCGCGGCGCTCGCCGGACCACCTGGAGCGGCGGCCTCCCGCGACGCCTGGGAGCGGACGGTGCAGTTTTTCAGGCGCACCCTCGCCGCCCAAGAACAACCATAA
- the chrA gene encoding chromate efflux transporter, with protein MRTIPRPAARRQSGRFSVSHELVGNRGKRATWQVYASELAVSNVQKTSLSELALLFLRLGVTAFGGPAAHIAMMEDEVVRRRRWLSREAFVDLLGITNLLPGPNSTEMAIHIGLKQAGWAGLVVAGVCFILPAALMVGVLAWVYVQFGSLPQVDAAFYGIKPVIIAVVGQALWRLGRTVLKTPLLIVLAVAATALSLAGADELVLLFFAGALVTLAHRMGAPGRLLQLTPWPLLVPLAAAPAAGAVAVGLWPLFLIFLKIGSVLFGSGYVLLAFLRTELVEKTGWLSEVQLLDAVAVGQFTPGPVFTTATFVGYLLGGVPGAAVATLGIFLPAFIFVALAGWLAPRIGRSSAARAFLDGLNVASLALMAAVTFELAGAAIVDVPTVVLAAISAVLLVRWGWNSAWLVLIGAVVGLVTTVVRGL; from the coding sequence ATGCGGACAATCCCAAGACCAGCGGCCCGGAGGCAGTCGGGCCGCTTTTCTGTATCGCACGAGCTTGTCGGAAACCGGGGTAAGCGGGCAACCTGGCAGGTGTACGCTTCCGAACTTGCTGTGAGCAACGTGCAGAAGACCTCCCTGAGCGAACTGGCCCTGCTGTTTTTGCGGCTGGGGGTGACCGCCTTCGGAGGACCCGCCGCCCACATCGCCATGATGGAGGACGAAGTCGTCCGGCGACGGCGCTGGCTTTCGCGCGAAGCATTTGTGGACTTGCTGGGGATCACAAACCTGCTGCCCGGTCCCAATTCGACGGAGATGGCCATCCATATCGGCCTCAAACAGGCCGGTTGGGCGGGATTGGTGGTGGCGGGGGTCTGCTTTATTCTGCCGGCGGCTTTGATGGTCGGGGTGCTCGCCTGGGTATACGTTCAGTTTGGCAGCCTGCCCCAGGTGGACGCAGCCTTTTACGGCATCAAACCGGTGATTATCGCCGTGGTCGGCCAGGCGCTCTGGCGGCTGGGGCGGACAGTGCTCAAAACGCCGCTTCTGATTGTTCTGGCGGTGGCGGCGACGGCGCTGAGCCTCGCCGGGGCGGACGAACTGGTGCTGCTGTTTTTCGCGGGTGCGCTGGTGACGCTAGCCCATAGGATGGGCGCACCGGGAAGGTTGTTGCAGCTTACCCCCTGGCCGCTGCTCGTTCCCCTGGCCGCTGCCCCCGCCGCCGGGGCTGTTGCCGTCGGGCTTTGGCCGCTTTTTCTGATTTTTCTGAAAATTGGCAGCGTCTTGTTCGGCAGCGGCTACGTACTGCTTGCTTTTTTGCGCACCGAACTGGTGGAGAAGACCGGCTGGCTGAGCGAGGTGCAACTGCTCGATGCGGTGGCGGTGGGCCAGTTTACCCCGGGGCCGGTATTCACCACCGCCACCTTCGTGGGCTACTTGCTGGGTGGGGTGCCCGGCGCGGCTGTGGCCACATTGGGGATCTTTCTGCCCGCGTTTATCTTCGTGGCCCTCGCCGGCTGGCTTGCGCCGCGCATCGGACGTTCCTCGGCAGCCCGGGCTTTCCTAGATGGCCTGAACGTCGCCTCATTGGCGCTGATGGCGGCGGTCACCTTCGAGCTTGCAGGGGCGGCGATCGTCGATGTCCCCACCGTCGTGCTCGCCGCCATCAGCGCCGTGTTGTTGGTGCGCTGGGGGTGGAACTCGGCGTGGCTGGTGCTCATCGGGGCGGTGGTGGGGCTGGTGACGACGGTCGTGCGGGGCTTGTAA
- a CDS encoding alkaline phosphatase, whose protein sequence is MKRLKWIHVLGALSATVGLASSLGAGPAWAGGDDDTQQSNVPPVLGNPPFSDNPTNASPGVGLRILPPTNTTLIADQLFDLRVETQVPGTSGRAPLLKSLTVNGTEIAQPFNDTIKKQGLGLESGSPTVPGLYGASARNFAFPQAGRYRVRAVVSVDGADYTIQNTYTVAPFALKQNINHVVFFLGDAMGLPIRSAARIAGKGVFEGRAKGQLNMDTMDTYGLVYTASFDSIITDSAPGMASYITGMKQPNNALNVSVDNTPENALDNPRIEPLWAYMKRKYGWATGVVSDAFVTDATPASEVAHSRARSARTAIAQQFIDYYIDNGPTGTAAQPVTGYASLKALTQPLDVIIGGGARDWLPVNDPTLLNFYQASSGQGRPDGINLFTVAAGQGYSVVKDKTELASAPNNKPILGIFAGDFRPGNALGADNIPGTLDRLVARGQATIGGKTASDPELGQSVPPPVGTGCGGTVQACFANVPSKTEMVAKAIEVLNAKNPNGWMLMVEQSQTDKLAHPLEYERVIYEALELDNALGYVLNGQATDGKTLALITADHAQPETIVGITVPSALDNLPGYLGDPSGTDPITPGGCFTNSISSDGTSGSLSLTIDGAGAETKPCALQDAIGTFNDGTFPTYVDANKDGFPDDPDPTVKLVLDNGGKPTYSQDYLTNFIPLNPSGITAAVPNPARDPNGILLTGNMSTADVSPISKDSGNIGVAPHSGEDVPLSASGPNAFLFGGTYENSDVFVRLARALSLEGATSRQAALKLPAGFPSVSAEQLFRGKQE, encoded by the coding sequence ATGAAGCGTTTGAAATGGATACATGTCCTCGGTGCGCTGTCTGCGACAGTCGGTCTGGCATCTTCTTTGGGTGCCGGTCCCGCCTGGGCCGGGGGCGACGACGACACCCAGCAGAGCAACGTGCCGCCGGTGCTGGGCAACCCGCCTTTTTCCGACAACCCGACCAACGCCAGCCCAGGCGTGGGCCTGCGGATCCTGCCGCCCACCAATACAACGCTGATTGCCGATCAGCTGTTTGACTTGCGCGTCGAGACCCAGGTGCCGGGCACCAGCGGCCGGGCGCCCTTGCTCAAGAGCCTGACCGTCAACGGCACCGAGATTGCTCAGCCGTTCAACGACACGATCAAAAAGCAGGGTCTGGGCCTGGAGAGCGGTTCGCCGACGGTGCCGGGTCTTTACGGCGCGTCTGCGCGCAATTTTGCTTTCCCGCAGGCCGGTCGCTACCGGGTGCGCGCCGTCGTGAGCGTGGACGGTGCCGACTACACCATCCAGAACACTTATACCGTCGCCCCCTTCGCCCTCAAGCAAAACATCAACCACGTCGTCTTCTTTTTGGGTGACGCGATGGGACTACCGATCCGCTCCGCCGCCCGGATTGCAGGCAAGGGCGTCTTCGAAGGCCGCGCCAAAGGACAGCTCAATATGGACACCATGGATACCTACGGCCTGGTGTACACGGCTTCCTTCGACAGCATCATCACCGACTCGGCGCCGGGCATGGCCAGCTACATCACCGGCATGAAGCAGCCCAATAACGCCTTGAACGTTTCTGTGGACAACACCCCGGAAAATGCCCTGGACAATCCGCGCATCGAACCGCTGTGGGCGTACATGAAGCGTAAGTACGGCTGGGCGACCGGCGTGGTGAGCGACGCCTTTGTCACCGACGCCACCCCGGCTTCTGAGGTGGCCCACTCCCGGGCGCGCTCGGCCCGTACCGCCATCGCCCAGCAGTTTATCGACTACTACATCGACAACGGTCCTACCGGCACCGCTGCCCAACCGGTCACCGGCTACGCGTCCCTCAAGGCCCTCACCCAGCCGCTCGATGTGATCATTGGCGGCGGAGCGCGCGACTGGCTGCCAGTCAACGATCCGACGCTGCTCAATTTCTATCAGGCCAGTTCCGGCCAGGGCCGCCCCGACGGGATCAACCTCTTTACCGTTGCAGCCGGCCAGGGCTACTCAGTGGTCAAGGACAAGACCGAATTGGCAAGCGCCCCTAACAACAAACCAATCCTGGGCATCTTCGCAGGAGATTTCCGGCCGGGCAACGCTCTGGGAGCCGACAACATCCCCGGTACCCTTGACCGGTTGGTCGCCCGCGGCCAGGCGACCATCGGCGGCAAGACCGCGAGCGACCCCGAACTGGGGCAGAGCGTGCCGCCGCCGGTGGGCACCGGTTGTGGCGGGACGGTCCAGGCGTGTTTTGCCAATGTTCCTTCCAAGACCGAGATGGTGGCCAAGGCCATCGAGGTGCTCAACGCCAAAAACCCGAACGGCTGGATGCTGATGGTCGAGCAGTCGCAGACCGACAAACTGGCGCACCCGCTGGAGTACGAGCGGGTGATCTACGAGGCGCTGGAGCTGGATAACGCCCTGGGCTATGTGCTCAACGGCCAGGCCACGGACGGCAAAACCCTTGCCCTCATCACCGCTGACCATGCCCAGCCTGAAACGATCGTCGGCATCACCGTGCCGAGCGCCCTCGACAACCTGCCAGGCTACCTGGGCGACCCCTCGGGCACCGACCCGATCACCCCGGGCGGCTGCTTCACCAACTCGATCAGCTCCGACGGCACCAGCGGCTCGCTCTCGCTGACGATCGACGGGGCAGGGGCCGAAACCAAACCCTGTGCGCTGCAGGATGCCATCGGCACCTTCAACGACGGCACCTTCCCAACTTACGTCGATGCCAACAAAGACGGCTTCCCGGACGATCCGGATCCGACGGTCAAACTGGTGCTCGACAACGGCGGCAAACCGACCTACAGCCAGGACTATCTGACCAACTTCATTCCGCTCAACCCGAGCGGAATTACCGCCGCGGTACCGAACCCGGCGCGCGACCCGAACGGCATCCTGCTGACGGGTAACATGTCCACTGCCGACGTTTCGCCCATCAGCAAAGACTCCGGCAACATCGGAGTCGCCCCGCACTCCGGCGAGGACGTGCCCCTGAGCGCCAGCGGTCCGAACGCCTTTTTGTTCGGCGGCACCTACGAGAACTCGGACGTGTTCGTGCGTTTGGCCCGCGCCCTTTCTCTGGAAGGAGCTACGAGTCGTCAGGCGGCGCTGAAGCTGCCCGCCGGGTTCCCGAGCGTCTCGGCGGAACAACTGTTCCGCGGCAAACAGGAGTAG
- a CDS encoding DUF4258 domain-containing protein produces MNFVLSNHAKEELARRDIPLEVLEVVLAAPEQILEEDDLSVFQARYAATNGKTYLLRAYVNSSVEPARVVTVYRTSKIEKYWRPG; encoded by the coding sequence TTGAACTTTGTACTGTCTAACCATGCCAAGGAAGAACTTGCACGGCGTGACATCCCTCTAGAAGTGCTTGAGGTGGTTCTTGCCGCTCCTGAGCAAATCCTCGAAGAGGATGACTTGAGTGTGTTTCAAGCAAGGTACGCAGCAACCAACGGCAAAACTTACTTACTTCGGGCTTACGTCAACAGTAGTGTCGAGCCTGCCAGGGTGGTCACCGTCTACCGGACCAGTAAGATCGAGAAGTATTGGAGGCCGGGATGA
- a CDS encoding carboxypeptidase-like regulatory domain-containing protein: protein MPRHWFVVLGLGLALAAPAQAESVVYGRVFQTMENTVFTDAKVTLLSNPPKQTSTDQYGQYWLRDVKPGAYLVRLQIPGRPLITGRVVVGKGTTVANLDLSKIGHPDHDEEY from the coding sequence ATGCCACGCCACTGGTTCGTCGTCCTCGGGTTGGGGCTTGCCCTGGCAGCCCCGGCCCAGGCGGAGAGCGTCGTCTACGGCCGGGTATTCCAGACGATGGAGAACACGGTCTTTACCGACGCCAAGGTGACGCTCCTGAGCAATCCGCCCAAGCAGACCAGCACCGATCAGTACGGCCAGTACTGGTTGCGCGACGTCAAACCGGGCGCCTATTTGGTCCGGCTGCAGATTCCGGGGCGGCCGCTAATCACCGGTCGTGTGGTGGTCGGCAAAGGCACCACCGTCGCCAATCTCGACCTCAGCAAGATTGGCCACCCGGATCACGACGAGGAGTACTGA
- the purH gene encoding bifunctional phosphoribosylaminoimidazolecarboxamide formyltransferase/IMP cyclohydrolase: MPIALLSVSDKTGLVDFARALVTEFEYQLISSGGTARALAEAGVPVQEVGDFTGAAEMLGGRVKTLHPKIHGGILARRDQESDRRDLETHSIAPIDLVVVNLYPFEQDPRIEQIDVGGPTMVRAAAKNHAFVTVLVSPGQYEGCLAELRRNRGVTTLPFRAACAAAAFARTAAYDRAIAAWFAGSEPVLGERLVLELERVQPLRYGENPHQAAAWYRHGPAAGWSTGRILQGKALSFNNLIDLEASRRLVAEFDDTPAAVIIKHTNPCGVAADATIAAAYRRAFDADSASAFGGIVALNRPCDEPTAALLGQTFLECVVAPAFTLGALALLERKKNLRLLELADLTTPPVFDVKPISGGFLIQQVDAPVRAEDWKVVTEAVPDEDQRAELLFAWKVCQHVKSNAIVVSHLRQTLGVGAGQMNRVGSARLALAQAGEKARGAVLASDGFFPFDDTVRAAAERGIRAIVQPGGSLRDEDSIRACNELGVAMVFTGVRHFLH, translated from the coding sequence ATGCCCATCGCCCTGTTGAGCGTTTCCGACAAGACCGGTCTGGTCGACTTTGCCCGTGCCCTGGTGACGGAATTTGAGTATCAGCTCATCAGCTCCGGCGGCACCGCCCGGGCGCTCGCCGAGGCGGGTGTTCCGGTGCAGGAAGTGGGCGATTTTACCGGTGCCGCCGAGATGCTGGGCGGGCGGGTCAAGACACTGCATCCCAAGATCCACGGCGGCATCCTGGCGCGCCGCGACCAGGAATCGGACCGGCGCGACCTGGAGACCCACAGCATCGCACCCATCGATCTGGTGGTGGTCAATCTCTACCCGTTCGAGCAAGATCCGCGCATCGAGCAAATCGACGTGGGCGGCCCGACGATGGTGCGTGCCGCCGCCAAAAACCACGCCTTTGTGACGGTGCTGGTCTCACCGGGTCAGTACGAGGGGTGCCTGGCCGAGTTGCGCCGCAACCGCGGTGTGACGACGCTGCCCTTTCGCGCCGCTTGCGCAGCGGCGGCTTTTGCGCGCACCGCCGCCTACGACCGGGCGATCGCCGCGTGGTTTGCCGGTTCTGAACCGGTCCTGGGCGAGCGGCTAGTCCTGGAACTGGAGCGGGTGCAGCCCTTGCGCTATGGCGAGAATCCTCACCAGGCCGCCGCCTGGTACCGCCACGGCCCGGCGGCGGGTTGGAGTACGGGTCGCATCCTCCAGGGCAAGGCCCTCAGTTTCAACAACCTCATCGACCTGGAGGCAAGTCGCCGCCTGGTGGCCGAATTCGACGACACCCCGGCGGCAGTGATCATCAAGCACACCAATCCCTGCGGGGTGGCTGCAGACGCCACGATTGCCGCAGCCTACCGCCGTGCCTTCGATGCCGACAGCGCCTCCGCCTTTGGTGGAATCGTTGCTCTCAACCGGCCCTGCGACGAACCGACAGCCGCCCTGCTGGGCCAGACTTTTCTAGAGTGCGTCGTCGCCCCCGCCTTCACCCTGGGGGCGTTGGCTTTGCTTGAACGCAAGAAAAACCTGCGCCTGCTGGAACTGGCAGATCTGACCACCCCGCCGGTGTTTGACGTCAAGCCCATAAGCGGTGGCTTTTTGATCCAGCAGGTGGACGCGCCGGTGCGCGCTGAGGATTGGAAAGTGGTCACCGAGGCGGTGCCCGATGAAGACCAAAGAGCGGAGTTACTGTTCGCCTGGAAAGTCTGCCAGCACGTCAAATCGAACGCTATCGTCGTGAGCCATCTTCGCCAGACGCTGGGGGTCGGCGCCGGTCAGATGAACCGGGTAGGTTCAGCCCGACTGGCTCTCGCCCAAGCAGGCGAGAAAGCCCGGGGGGCAGTGCTTGCAAGCGACGGCTTTTTTCCGTTCGACGACACCGTGCGCGCCGCCGCCGAGCGCGGTATCCGGGCTATCGTTCAGCCCGGGGGCAGCCTGCGCGACGAAGATTCGATCCGCGCCTGCAACGAACTTGGGGTGGCGATGGTTTTTACCGGTGTGCGCCACTTCTTGCACTGA
- a CDS encoding DUF2283 domain-containing protein — MKAHYNQDVDILRIVWSESPIEQSDELQPGVILDYDGSGRVVGVEILNASRQVENLRNHDSIPVLQREGR; from the coding sequence ATGAAAGCTCACTACAACCAGGACGTGGATATCCTCCGCATAGTTTGGTCCGAGTCGCCCATCGAGCAAAGCGACGAGTTACAACCAGGAGTCATCCTTGATTACGACGGTAGCGGCCGGGTGGTCGGCGTCGAGATCCTCAACGCCTCCAGGCAAGTCGAAAACCTGCGCAACCACGACTCCATACCCGTGCTCCAGCGCGAGGGGCGCTAA
- a CDS encoding mercuric reductase, producing MSEQPIGIAPMDVHNTRLVAHTHPLDWVNPKPAGRYNLVVIGGGTAGLVSAGGAALLGGKVALVERHLLGGDCLVAGCVPSKALIRSARAMADVKDAHRYGIRVHGNVEADFGAVMERLRRVRADISPHDAAERFKNWGVDVFLGAARFTGPDTVRVGEVELRFKRAIVATGGRAARPEIAGLAEAGFLTNETVFSLTERPERLVVIGGGPIGCELAQSFARLGSQVTLLHKNERVLDREDPETSRIVGCALERDGVRVLTKARIEKVSRAGSIKTVHLAGGEQVACEAILLAAGRVPNVEGLGLEAAGVRYGKGGVEVDDRLCTSNPRIYACGDICLPWKFTHAAEASARIALENALFGGTLVLGQKKTSALTMPWCTYTDPEIAHVGLGEDEARKRGIAFDTIRLPLAESDRALTDGEEDGFIAVLLKQGSDKILGATLVARHAGEMISEITLAMVAGKGLATLSQVIHPYPTQAEIIRKVADAYESRSLERLRPFTEKWLAWLR from the coding sequence ATGAGCGAACAGCCAATCGGCATCGCCCCCATGGATGTCCACAACACGCGGCTTGTGGCCCACACCCATCCGCTGGACTGGGTCAACCCGAAGCCCGCCGGGCGCTACAACCTGGTGGTGATCGGAGGCGGCACGGCGGGGTTGGTGAGCGCGGGGGGTGCAGCGCTGTTGGGAGGCAAAGTCGCGTTGGTGGAGCGTCACCTGCTGGGGGGTGATTGTCTGGTGGCCGGATGCGTGCCCTCCAAGGCGCTTATCCGCTCCGCCCGGGCGATGGCCGATGTCAAGGACGCCCACCGCTACGGCATCCGGGTGCACGGTAATGTCGAAGCTGACTTCGGCGCGGTGATGGAGCGCCTCCGGCGGGTGCGCGCCGACATCAGTCCCCACGACGCAGCGGAGCGCTTCAAAAATTGGGGTGTTGACGTGTTTTTGGGGGCGGCGCGCTTCACCGGTCCGGACACGGTCCGGGTGGGCGAGGTGGAGTTGCGTTTCAAGCGCGCCATCGTCGCCACCGGCGGCCGGGCGGCCAGACCCGAGATTGCGGGCCTGGCGGAAGCGGGCTTCCTCACCAACGAGACGGTATTCTCCCTCACCGAGCGGCCGGAACGGCTGGTGGTGATCGGCGGCGGTCCAATCGGCTGCGAACTTGCCCAGAGCTTTGCCCGTCTCGGGTCGCAGGTGACGCTGCTGCACAAAAACGAGCGCGTGCTCGACCGCGAAGACCCCGAGACCTCTCGGATCGTAGGCTGTGCCCTGGAGCGCGACGGGGTGCGGGTGCTCACCAAGGCCCGCATCGAGAAGGTGAGCCGCGCGGGCAGCATCAAAACCGTACATCTAGCGGGGGGCGAGCAGGTCGCCTGCGAGGCGATTTTGCTCGCGGCCGGGCGCGTTCCCAACGTCGAGGGCCTCGGCCTCGAAGCGGCCGGGGTGCGCTATGGCAAAGGCGGCGTCGAGGTGGACGACCGGCTATGCACCAGCAATCCCCGCATTTACGCCTGCGGCGATATTTGCCTGCCCTGGAAATTCACCCACGCCGCCGAGGCTTCCGCCCGCATCGCCCTCGAAAACGCCCTGTTTGGGGGAACCCTCGTTCTGGGTCAAAAAAAAACGAGTGCCCTCACCATGCCCTGGTGCACCTACACCGACCCCGAGATAGCCCATGTCGGTCTAGGCGAGGACGAGGCGCGCAAGCGGGGCATCGCCTTCGACACTATCCGCCTGCCGCTTGCCGAGTCGGACCGTGCCCTGACCGACGGCGAAGAGGATGGCTTTATCGCGGTGCTGCTCAAGCAGGGCAGCGACAAGATCCTGGGGGCGACGCTGGTGGCCCGCCACGCGGGGGAGATGATTTCCGAAATCACCCTGGCGATGGTAGCGGGCAAGGGCCTCGCCACGCTTTCTCAAGTCATTCATCCCTACCCGACCCAGGCGGAAATCATCCGCAAAGTAGCCGACGCTTATGAGTCCCGCTCGCTTGAACGGCTCAGACCCTTTACCGAGAAGTGGCTCGCCTGGTTGCGTTAG
- a CDS encoding YkvA family protein, with protein sequence MKYLPATPRDWWQTIGRIGRFYRSSQIPAPLKFAPLALSAVYFLLPVDFVPDFVPLVGQLDDVSVVFLIHMLVAGWAHQKYWIDAEKTLDTPAR encoded by the coding sequence ATGAAATACCTTCCGGCGACCCCGCGCGACTGGTGGCAGACGATTGGCCGCATCGGGCGGTTTTACCGCAGCAGCCAGATTCCGGCCCCGCTCAAGTTCGCACCCCTCGCCCTGAGCGCGGTCTATTTTCTGCTGCCGGTCGATTTCGTTCCCGACTTTGTGCCGCTGGTGGGACAGCTCGACGACGTGTCGGTGGTGTTTCTGATTCACATGCTGGTGGCGGGCTGGGCGCACCAGAAGTACTGGATCGACGCCGAGAAGACGCTGGATACTCCGGCCCGGTAG